In Salvia miltiorrhiza cultivar Shanhuang (shh) chromosome 4, IMPLAD_Smil_shh, whole genome shotgun sequence, the DNA window acgaaagctggtcgcaccccccgggctttccatgctccgtgcagggtgttctttcaatcgtaagccgcgaaagttggtcgtgccatccgggccttccatgctccgcgcagaggttgcacataatcgtaagccacgaaagttggttgcacccctcctgggtcctccatgctccgtgcagaggttgcacttaaccgtaagccacggaagttggtcgcaccccccgggttttccatgctccgtgcagggggttactatttaatcgtaagccgtgaaagttggtcgtgccacccgggccttccatgctccacgcagagggttactatttaatcataagccgtgaaagttggtcgtgccacccgggccttccatgctccacgcagagggttactatttaatcataagccgtgaaagttggtcgtgccacccgggccttccatgctccacgcagagggttactatttaatcgtaagccgtgaaagttggtcgtgccacccgggccttccatgctccacgcagagggttactatttaatcgtaagccgcgaaagttggttgcaccccccgggtcctccatgctccgcgcagagtgctcaagcctggatgggaagcagctcggAGGGGAAGCAGctcggatgggaagcagcttggatgggaagcgcGAAATCATTGacaaagaaatcaaccaaatcctcgtcagaggaggcggtgaaatcctttccagagggatcaaccaaatcctcatcagaggaggcggtgaaatcctttccagaggaatcaaccaaatcctcatcagaggaggcggtgaaatcctttccagaagagTCAACCGAAGTTCCTGCCAGAAGAATCAACAGAACCCCCACAGCGGAAATCAGAGAAATCTCGaaggagaaaatcaaagaaacacTGACAACAAGCATGATGAGCCAAACCAAGCCAAGCACAGATTCAACATGAACGTGAAAGCAacaaaaacaacacaagtaatgAAAGGGAAAAAAGCAGTACAAGCAGGGAAGAAATTTCATATAAACAGGCCGAGAAGGCATAGTTGCATATCAAAAACAGGAGGTAAGTATTAAGTTCATACAgaccaaaaaattacaaaaattttattaactCAGGCAGGAGGAACGGAAGCATCTCTATCAATGGCAGAAGGGGCAGGAGCAGAGGTAGATGAAACCGGGGGAGGAACATCACTCGTAGAGACTTGGCCAAAAACGGCTCCCTCTGCGAACACGGGCAACATGCCAACTTCCTTTACCTCGGGGAGACGAACTCCCAGGTCCAGCAATTTTACAGCTTCTTGCACAAACGTCTTCTCATCTCGGTACAAGGTAAAAAGCTGATTCATCACAGCGGAGGAGGAAGCGGAATCTTCAGGAACGAAGGCCGCTAAGTCGGAGGGCAGAGGAGGCACCACACCATACTGAGAAAACCTTCGGGTGCTTTTGTTGGTGGGGTCCCGCAGCCGATTCACAAAGCCcgccagggaagcagagaaggCAGGCGCGTACAATGGAGCAGAGGGCACTGAAACAGACCCAACCCCAAAGGCGAAATAGGGAATAGCcctctccagcactggataccaccattcTGGTTTCTTCGGAGAATCCAcagggatccccatcagctTGTTTATCTCCTCATCTtggaggttatccatcagggcaTGCAAATCCAGGGTAGCGAGCTGCTCCGAGGTCGCCCCCGCCATCTCTAACGCCTTGGAGGCGGACTGCTGTATCACGTAGGCAAAGAGGGGTCCGAAATCCTCCAAGTACTCTTGAGTCCGCTTGAAGGCCGCCAaagtgccttccagcatcaaccccagaaagtgttgaccctgcggagacaagaaatactccaggcgttgatctcgcgcCCCCAAGACATAGGCACGATGCTGCGCCTCCACAAGCGTTTTCTTCCAACCCCGTCGGGTCTCCTTGTAGGCTTCTTCATATCCTGCCTTGAACCGGGCCAAGTTCTCATGGCCTTCCTTGGTCGTCCTGGTCAGTTCAGAAACCAGGGAAGACTTTTCCACCTCTGCTTGAGCCAGCTGAGCCTTCAACTCAGCAATTTCTGCTTCAGCCTTACTTAGACGCTCCACCACCCCAgcgacatcatcatcacgcttggcgatgtccgcctgctccttctctctttctttctctgccATGTCGTAGTCGTGGATGCACTTAACAGCTCCCCACATCCGagcctccacctgcaagaaaacAAAAGGGGTTCCGACAGAACAATAAAAAGGTTAGTAACTTCGTTTTTCTCTCTATGATAAAAGTATAAGAagcagggtacctgaagagccaactggcaTAACTGAGTGGCTAAAGCTCCCCGGGACAATTGctccactttctcctggtcctttgagtggacacgagctatcaaggcatcaATTAGCCCTTGACCCGACAAACTCGAgatcggcccaggaacaacaTCTGCTGGTTCATCAGCAGGGGACACCACAGATTTCCCCTTGCCTTTTCCCCCGGCAGAAGCGGGAACTTTAGAGCTACCAGCAGACTTCTTTGCTGGCCCCTTGCCCTTCTCCATGGCAGACGAGAGAACCttcgaaccaccagcagacttcttcgctggctcTGAAGACTTGCTGGCCTTCTTCAGGCCCTCCTGTCTCTCTTTTTCACCGACGGAGATCAGGGAACCTCTCTTCCTTTTCTTTGATAGTTCGGAGAGGGTGACACCAGGGACCGAATCAGGCGAGGGAACTTCATCGGTAATGTCCACAATCTGGACATCTCCTTCATCGGCACCAGATGTATCACCAGCATGGGAGCGGCCACGCCTGTGAATAAGGCTACCCGCATCAACCCCCTCGGCATCAAAGGGGCGTGAGACTTCCACATTTCCCTCTGGGACTTCTACCACAGGAGGGAGGGCGACCAGCTCGGCTTCAATTGGCTGTTCTGAGGGGCTTGTCCCAGAAGCAGAACCCCTGGTACCATGCTCCCCACTGGGAACAGGAGAAGCAATAGTGGGCAGATTGTCCCTGCACTTCTtcctccaagacatgtctgcaaatcAAAATGCTATACCGTTAGCATCAGGGTAACAGAAGTTAATGTATTtttctatctcatattcttTACCTATTGATCTCTGTGGATATAGGGGAAACAGGCCATTGTATGCCAGAGCCGAATTATTCTCAGCAAGGTATTTACAGTCTAAGGGCTGGACTTTGTTCATAGCATTCAGACGTGCTATGACATCCAGGTCAAAGGCAGAGGGAGCTTCTGGGGAGGCTGGTCTATAATTGGTCCGGGAATTGTGCCATTCTAGTTCCCGAACATAATACTCGCGCCAGGTGCCGAGAAGGGTGCGTACATAACAGTAATAGCTCAAAAAACCGCCATCAGAAGAATTTAAAGAGGAAAGGAAAGAAGTGGGAAATCTCCGAAGACCCGCAAAGCTATACAAAGGATTGCCTTGCATGCGAAGAGATTGGGTTTGACAGAATAGTTTGGCAGTGTCCTCAACACCGTGGGctcggcaaaggatatggaAGGCGTATAGTCTTCGGATGGCAGAGGGAGCAACTTGGAAAAAAGGAATATGAAAATGGTTGCAAACATCAACCAAAAAGGTAGGAGGAGGGAGCCTTAGGCCAGCGTCTATTTGGGCTTGCCAGATGACTATTACCCTAGGGTTGCGAAGGCTCTCGGGAGGTGTTGAACTTTTAGAGAAGGCTTCGAATTTTAAACCTTCGGGGTGACGACATTTACGTGCTAATCTCTCAACCGCCGCGACATTAAGGAGGGAGTCAGGAACACGCCTCGGGGGTAGGGGGTCTTCTTACCCCTTTTCTTAGGCTGAGAAGAACTGGGAACAGTTTGGGAATCATGAGAAGCAGTGGGGGAAGGGAGGTTATCAAGATCCTGGAGTTGGggagaggaagatgaagaagttcgggaagaaggagagggcgaaCGCGAGGGTTGAGGAGCGGAAGTAGAAGCCATTACCAGAAATACCAATCCTAGGgttttctagcacgctcaatcagagcaccaaatAATCACACCCCTACGCTATAACTAATCACAAGAGTTGGGAGAGAAGGGTATGCGAATTACCTAGGTCAAATAAAGTTTGATTGCAAAATACCGGAGCGGAAGGGTCGCTGAAGATACGCCGGAACAGGAGGGAGAATCGCCGGAATTTGCAGAAGAGGGAGTTTGATAAAaccggagaagaagaatagtgaaaaacgggagttcgaatcgactaagtaaaagtatacgcgggcaactaccaacatGCGGGATGAACAACACGTGGCATACAGAAATAAATCGACGGCTAAAAATTCCTACGGAAAGACGAAAGGACGCAagggttaaaaagtaacctcggggtacgggaaaaagcactgtagatcgggcaggcatttaatgcaggtgacgtcatccttgcgggcgaatcctctgactagttgcactattccagaagtgaactagccagaccagggggagGAGTGACAAAAACACCAGAGAGCAACTTACAGGACTTACCTTTATTTTCGTAAAATATTAGAGTGTTTATATCTTCATGACTTGCAGGGATCAGGGAAAACATCATAGCACCAGCTTTAACAATACTAcaatggttgaacacgaagaatacccggttcaaccagactagaggggggagtggttgatgaggagtaatatgtgcagagtagggaaagaatacaaatcagaggaatcgaccccacTGGCGGGACGAATATGGCAGAAGAGATACActcaccagagaagtcaattCCATCAGAGAGGTCACCCTTATCAGAAAAGTCATccccatcagagaagtcaccatcatcagagaagtcatccccctcagagaagtcaccatcgccagagaagtcctccacgccagagaagtcatccacgtcagagaagtcctccacgccagggAAGTCATCCGTGCCAGAGAGATCGCCTCTTTCAGAAGGATCGCCAAAGACGCGGAGGATTTTCCCgcgtgaagatgaaattcctAATATACCCTTCAATCATGTCAAACGCATGCACTAACATCGATTTTACCTTTTTATcctcaattgtaatctataaataggcctcGTGCTCGTGTATGACAATTACGCTATCATTTACTCTTGAATACTACAGTGATATTTTGCTCTCGTGCTCGATTCTCCGATTGTTACTTCATCCTTTCCGATCAactttactaggtatagtttacgcCTTTCATtccgtagtttaggtgttggtttcgttaaACACCAGTAGTGTttcttgtggaaccttctgtacttgcagaatttggactccattttgttgaatctttcagtcaacagagcatattgactgaagaagtcctctggcttgagttccgctggttcatttgtttgcttcttgctttctcttgcTAAAGCTTTCAATGCTGTtcctcttgaggttgaaggaccatcttcatctgatcctccagttttcttgattccaagatttttctggatgtcgaactcatttgccaagagatcatagaagagcttgtttgttgggagctgactgaatccaggcttgttctgatgagcgactgagtagatctgccaatctcctcgtggcagtgctcgaagaatctttaAGTTAATTTCTCGTTGggtgtacttgtccttcgagatggattgaacttcattcaggatttgattgaatctgagttccatctcgtcaacagattcattcttgagcatgaggaaggagtcgaacttctggcacgctatggatagcttgttctccttgattttctcggagcctacgcacattctttcaagaatgtcccacatctcctttgcactttggcacttgatgatcttggtgacacgTTTGTCTGGTACTGTGCTGGAGATGATACTTTTGACGAgattgtcaagctcatcttgcttcctttctttagtggtgaagtctgccttctgCTTGATCTGGACGTCATCGAACGGATCCCGAGCAGGATCAACGGGAATCCTTTTGAcaatttcggtgatgatgattggtctgttggtgatgactttccacattcggcaatgttgagcagtgaggaagctttcaaacCGAAACtttcatatgtcgtatttttcaatactgaaCATAGGTAGAGAACATAATCtactgtggttagtctccataaaaacaggtaacaacagatagagcaaatcacaagcactttttgaaagagaaaaatttttcgagacctttgagaaaaatgatctagttcaattagaacataatcagaaacagagtgttcttgcgaacaacctgctctgataccaattgttaagttcggagggtctcgaataggtgtatggggggaatacccctatgggctatttttctttcctctaaaaacagagggatctcaagatagagatcaaaacgaaactttacaagcaaactaagacacctgttaacagagaagagttttgaccaacaaggttgacgactgatactgaaagactcttcagtaaagagttaacaattaagttactagaacttaactgatgcacgtaaaggcttcagtcgagtttgctaaaacagagatgatataaatcttcctgactatcagaggattgatcagtcagactgatatcatacgcagcggaaataactttgtttcgtaatagcctcgattgagcacgttgttagtcttaagtttctctttgcagttaatcagaattcagtttatcaaatgtaaatacacaagtaagaatgtaaaactgaaagctgtaaataacacagagacttttacgtggttcggaaaatacttcctacatccacggtcggttgatcagaccaacaatccactccgcaagtgcttaactggtgcactgcaaaccgaaccgtgtgcttgccgggtgcacacaaccgttccactgaagattccactcttcagtaccaacacttcactcgcgctgaatttctcactcctagcacgaccttgcactaggatctcacaaAGTCAAAGTActttcctgaactcctttaccactcaaacactcggttctatctctcgaaaggaggtttgaaaacttgccaactaaacttcaaagaataagttttttggagcaagtttgacctaggcttctgggtaaacagatatttgcctaaggtctaagagaatgtgtgtaatcaacagtgactgattttggctttgaaattctcttcttcgattcaagctttggggaggttaagctttgggctgagtagcaattttggcagagcttcagcttatgtcgttgaatcgatgaagattgaagtgatccttgagcactacttataggagagatcttgaatagatctgttggcagagaacgtcttcaagatttcttccgttggagagctttttgaatttgggctgaggcttcaatcttcgaggttccttgtttggtgggaacggctatgttgaagagtagGAGATgagacgtctctgataaagtagccaccaaataggaatggcctctgcagagagggatgatcctgagatctctgcatttaatgcggctgtactatatgagtacgtggcttccttttgaacgttggaagttcagtccgaggaagaatgtttaactgatacttgtctttagta includes these proteins:
- the LOC131022973 gene encoding uncharacterized protein LOC131022973 — translated: MASTSAPQPSRSPSPSSRTSSSSSPQLQDLDNLPSPTASHDSQTVPSSSQPKKRDMSWRKKCRDNLPTIASPVPSGEHGTRGSASGTSPSEQPIEAELVALPPVVEVPEGNVEVSRPFDAEGVDAGSLIHRRGRSHAGDTSGADEGDVQIVDITDEVPSPDSVPGVTLSELSKKRKRGSLISVGEKERQEGLKKASKSSEPAKKSAGGSKVLSSAMEKGKGPAKKSAGSSKVPASAGGKGKGKSVVSPADEPADVVPGPISSLSGQGLIDALIARVHSKDQEKVEQLSRGALATQLCQLALQVEARMWGAVKCIHDYDMAEKEREKEQADIAKRDDDVAGVVERLSKAEAEIAELKAQLAQAEVEKSSLVSELTRTTKEGHENLARFKAGYEEAYKETRRGWKKTLVEAQHRAYVLGARDQRLEYFLSPQGQHFLGLMLEGTLAAFKRTQEYLEDFGPLFAYVIQQSASKALEMAGATSEQLATLDLHALMDNLQDEEINKLMGIPVDSPKKPEWWYPVLERAIPYFAFGVGSVSVPSAPLYAPAFSASLAGFVNRLRDPTNKSTRRFSQYGVVPPLPSDLAAFVPEDSASSSAVMNQLFTLYRDEKTFVQEAVKLLDLGVRLPEVKEVGMLPVFAEGAVFGQVSTSDVPPPVSSTSAPAPSAIDRDASVPPA